One window from the genome of Corvus moneduloides isolate bCorMon1 chromosome 9, bCorMon1.pri, whole genome shotgun sequence encodes:
- the PDZK1IP1 gene encoding PDZK1-interacting protein 1, with protein MPARCLLLLGLLLQLEPAFCQEARGSLQPWSQGVIAVAVFLVLVAIAFVVNRFWCKDKVENVENVVSVEDKPDAVTSNGYEGRYVSAAADFRSKENQHAYENTVEPEEKVITTAM; from the exons atgCCTGCCCgctgcctgctcctcctgggactgctcctccagctggaaCCTGCCTTCTGCCAGGAAG cccGGGGCAGCCTCCAGCCGTGGTCACAGGGTGTCATCGCAGTGGCTGTATTTCTAGTCCTGGTGGCCATTGCTTTTGTGGTCAACAGGTTCTGGTGTAAGGATAAAGT GGAAAATGTCGAGAATGTGGTGAGTGTGGAGGACAAGCCAGATGCTGTCACATCCAATGGCTATGAAGGGAGATATGTATCAGCTGCAGCTGACTTCAG GTCCAAAGAGAACCAGCATGCCTACGAGAACACGGTGGAGCCCGAGGAGAAGGTGATCACCACGGCCATGTAG